In the genome of Desulfuromonas sp. DDH964, one region contains:
- the istA gene encoding IS21 family transposase has protein sequence MRKIKDVLRLHYEAGLTQRAIARSVGTSHTTVGEFLRRAAHAGLSWPLPENLDETRLEQLLFPPAPVIPADQRPMPDWATIHQELKRKGVTLGLLWEEYQNSHPEGYRYSRFCDLYREWSGKLRLSMRQVHKAGEKLFVDYTGQTLPIVDRRTGEIREAQLFVAALGASSQTFAEATWTQGLPDWIGSHVRAFSFYGGVPEIVVPDNLKSAVSKPCRYEPDINPTYAELAAHYGCAVIPARVRKPKDKAKVEAAVLVAERFILARLRNRTFFSLAEANAAIRELVEHLNRRPFKKLPGCRQQLFDTLERPALNPLPATPYTFAEWRHARVNIDYHAEVDHHYYSVPYVLVKQQLDVRLTATTVEFLHKGQRVASHVRSSERGRHTTLGEHMPKSHREYAEWTPQRLVSWAAKTGPHTAALAEKILASRAHPQQGYRSVLGLIRLAKTYTPERLEAACQRALATNACRLKSVASILKTGLDRQSLPESTESQLSLLPSHDNIRGAGYYH, from the coding sequence ATGCGCAAGATCAAGGACGTTCTGCGTCTGCATTACGAAGCCGGCCTGACACAGCGGGCCATCGCCCGCTCCGTCGGCACGTCACACACCACGGTGGGCGAATTTCTGAGACGCGCCGCTCACGCCGGGTTGTCTTGGCCGCTGCCAGAGAATCTGGACGAAACCCGACTTGAACAGTTGCTCTTTCCGCCAGCGCCAGTCATTCCCGCCGACCAGCGCCCCATGCCCGACTGGGCGACCATCCATCAGGAACTCAAGCGCAAGGGCGTCACCCTGGGGCTGCTCTGGGAGGAATACCAGAACAGCCATCCCGAGGGGTATCGCTACAGCCGTTTCTGCGATCTGTACCGTGAGTGGTCCGGCAAACTGCGTCTGTCGATGCGTCAGGTGCACAAAGCCGGCGAGAAGCTGTTTGTCGACTACACCGGCCAGACCCTGCCGATCGTCGACCGCCGCACCGGCGAGATCCGCGAAGCGCAACTGTTCGTCGCGGCCCTGGGGGCGAGTTCCCAGACGTTTGCCGAAGCCACCTGGACCCAAGGGCTGCCGGACTGGATCGGCTCGCATGTCCGGGCCTTCTCCTTCTACGGCGGAGTGCCCGAGATCGTTGTTCCGGACAACCTGAAAAGCGCCGTCTCCAAACCCTGCCGCTACGAACCGGACATCAACCCCACCTATGCGGAGCTGGCCGCTCACTATGGCTGCGCGGTGATTCCGGCGCGGGTGCGCAAACCCAAAGACAAGGCCAAGGTCGAGGCGGCGGTTCTGGTCGCCGAGCGCTTCATCCTGGCGCGGCTGCGCAACCGTACCTTCTTCAGTCTGGCCGAGGCCAACGCCGCCATTCGGGAGCTGGTGGAGCACCTCAACCGGCGCCCCTTCAAGAAGCTTCCCGGCTGCCGCCAGCAGCTCTTCGACACCCTGGAACGTCCGGCTCTGAATCCTCTGCCGGCGACCCCCTATACGTTCGCCGAATGGCGCCATGCGCGGGTCAACATCGATTACCATGCCGAAGTCGACCACCACTACTACTCGGTCCCGTATGTGCTGGTGAAGCAGCAGCTCGACGTGCGCCTGACGGCGACCACCGTCGAATTTCTGCACAAAGGGCAACGGGTGGCCTCCCATGTCCGCTCCTCTGAGCGCGGTCGCCACACCACTCTCGGCGAGCACATGCCCAAAAGCCACAGGGAGTATGCCGAATGGACGCCGCAGCGCCTGGTTTCCTGGGCGGCCAAAACCGGACCGCACACCGCCGCCTTGGCAGAGAAGATCCTGGCCTCACGGGCCCATCCCCAGCAGGGCTACCGCAGCGTCCTGGGGCTGATCCGGCTGGCCAAGACCTACACGCCCGAGCGCCTGGAAGCGGCCTGCCAGCGGGCCCTGGCAACAAACGCCTGTCGCCTCAAGAGCGTCGCCTCGATCCTCAAAACCGGACTGGACCGCCAGTCGCTCCCCGAGTCCACCGAATCCCAACTCTCATTGCTGCCGAGTCACGACAACATCCGCGGCGCCGGCTACTACCACTGA
- a CDS encoding IS256 family transposase: MAIKSDKLDELLVDCKTPEDVDKLYSRLLQRMINRSLDAEMTAHLGYGAGEAGPAKRANTRNGKSSKTVKGTFGELEIETPRDRAGSFEPQLVRKRQIRLAGMEGKILTLYAKGMTTRDIEDALKDLYGVEISHAVISQVTESVLDEVRAWQNRPLEAVYPILWLDGLTVKIHHGKQVVNKSAHVVLGVNLRGEKEVLGLWIAETEGAKFWLSVLTELRHRGVQDVYIACMDGLKGLPEAVNAIFPKTLTQLCIVHLVRASLRYVTVKDSKAVVAALKRIYQSATAEEAAAELEQLDADWGKSYRSVIRLWRSNWDNIIPFFQFPPEIRKVIYTTNAIESLNMSLRKLTRNRRIFPNDESAIKALYLAIRQASRNWKMIHNWKPALQTFQVMFGEDRVPLNLVY, translated from the coding sequence ATGGCGATTAAATCAGACAAATTGGACGAGCTTTTGGTCGACTGCAAAACCCCCGAGGACGTCGACAAACTCTATTCGCGGTTGCTACAGCGCATGATCAACCGCAGCCTGGACGCCGAAATGACCGCGCATCTGGGTTACGGAGCCGGCGAAGCCGGGCCGGCGAAACGCGCCAACACCCGCAACGGCAAGAGCAGTAAAACCGTCAAGGGCACCTTCGGCGAACTGGAGATCGAAACGCCCCGCGACCGGGCGGGGTCTTTCGAGCCGCAACTGGTTCGCAAACGCCAGATTCGCCTGGCCGGGATGGAAGGAAAGATCCTGACCCTCTATGCCAAAGGGATGACGACCCGCGACATCGAGGACGCCCTGAAGGATCTCTACGGCGTGGAGATTTCCCATGCCGTCATCTCCCAGGTGACCGAATCGGTTCTGGACGAGGTCCGGGCCTGGCAGAATCGCCCACTGGAAGCCGTCTACCCGATCCTGTGGCTCGATGGCCTGACGGTCAAGATTCATCACGGCAAGCAGGTGGTCAACAAGTCGGCCCATGTGGTTCTCGGCGTCAACCTGCGCGGCGAGAAGGAAGTTCTCGGCCTGTGGATCGCCGAGACCGAAGGGGCCAAGTTCTGGCTCTCGGTCCTCACCGAACTGCGCCATCGCGGCGTGCAGGATGTTTACATCGCCTGCATGGACGGGCTGAAAGGGCTGCCGGAAGCGGTCAACGCCATTTTCCCCAAGACCCTGACCCAACTCTGCATCGTCCATCTGGTGCGGGCGAGCCTGCGTTACGTCACGGTCAAGGACAGCAAGGCCGTGGTCGCGGCCCTCAAGCGTATCTACCAGTCGGCGACCGCCGAAGAAGCGGCGGCGGAGTTGGAACAACTGGACGCCGATTGGGGCAAGTCCTATCGTTCGGTAATCCGCTTGTGGCGGAGCAACTGGGACAACATCATCCCGTTTTTCCAGTTTCCGCCGGAAATTCGCAAGGTCATTTACACGACCAACGCGATCGAATCGCTAAACATGAGCCTGCGCAAGCTGACCCGCAACCGGAGGATATTCCCCAACGACGAATCGGCGATCAAGGCGCTCTATCTGGCAATCCGGCAGGCGTCACGCAACTGGAAGATGATCCACAACTGGAAGCCAGCGCTGCAGACATTCCAAGTGATGTTCGGCGAAGACCGGGTGCCGTTGAATCTGGTCTATTGA
- the tyrS gene encoding tyrosine--tRNA ligase: MNFVEELTWRGMIHDITPGTDAQLQKEMTTAYVGIDPTADSLHIGHLVSVMMLKHLQLAGHKPIALVGGATGMIGDPSGKSAERNLLDEPTLRHNEECLKKQLAKFLDFESDAPNAAELVNNYDWMKDFTFLDFIRDIGKHITVNYMMAKESVKKRLGEDAKTGLSFTEFTYQLVQGTDFLHLYREKNCKLQMGGSDQWGNITTGTELIRRKEGGEAFALTCPLITKADGGKFGKTESGNVWLDPRLTTPYKFYQFWLNVSDADAEKYIKIFTLLGKEEVSGLAAEQAAAPHLRPLQKRLAKEVTCMVHGEGEYEKAVEASQILFGNATAGSLAKLDRETFLAVFEGVPTFEIPREKLNAGVPVIDLLATETTVFPSKGELRRTIQGNGLSLNKNRLTDQEYLVTGADLISESYLLIQKGKKNYYIIEAV; encoded by the coding sequence ATGAATTTTGTCGAGGAATTGACCTGGCGTGGCATGATCCACGACATCACGCCCGGGACGGATGCGCAGCTCCAAAAGGAAATGACAACGGCTTACGTCGGAATTGACCCAACTGCCGACTCGCTGCATATCGGCCACCTGGTCAGCGTGATGATGCTCAAGCATCTGCAGCTTGCCGGCCATAAGCCGATTGCCCTGGTCGGCGGGGCGACCGGCATGATCGGTGACCCGTCGGGGAAATCGGCCGAGCGCAATCTGCTCGACGAGCCGACCCTGCGGCATAACGAGGAATGCCTGAAGAAGCAGCTGGCGAAGTTTCTCGACTTCGAATCGGATGCTCCCAATGCCGCCGAGCTGGTCAATAACTATGACTGGATGAAGGATTTTACCTTCCTGGACTTTATCCGCGACATCGGCAAGCACATTACCGTCAACTACATGATGGCCAAGGAGAGCGTCAAAAAGCGTCTCGGGGAAGATGCCAAAACCGGGCTGTCCTTTACCGAATTCACCTACCAGCTGGTTCAGGGGACCGACTTCCTGCATCTCTATCGTGAGAAGAACTGCAAGCTGCAGATGGGCGGTTCCGACCAGTGGGGGAATATCACGACCGGAACCGAACTCATCCGGCGCAAGGAGGGAGGCGAGGCTTTTGCCTTGACCTGCCCGCTGATCACCAAGGCGGATGGGGGCAAGTTCGGCAAAACCGAAAGCGGCAACGTCTGGCTCGACCCGAGACTGACGACACCCTACAAGTTCTACCAGTTCTGGCTCAATGTCTCCGATGCCGATGCCGAGAAGTACATCAAGATCTTCACCCTCCTCGGCAAAGAGGAAGTGTCCGGACTGGCCGCGGAGCAGGCCGCCGCGCCGCACTTGCGACCGTTGCAGAAACGCCTGGCAAAGGAGGTGACCTGCATGGTTCATGGCGAGGGTGAATACGAAAAAGCCGTGGAAGCTTCGCAGATCCTGTTTGGCAATGCCACGGCGGGAAGCCTGGCGAAGCTGGACCGGGAGACCTTTCTGGCCGTGTTCGAGGGGGTGCCGACCTTCGAAATCCCCCGTGAAAAGCTGAACGCTGGTGTGCCGGTGATCGACTTGCTCGCCACGGAAACGACAGTCTTTCCGTCCAAGGGCGAGCTGCGCCGGACCATACAGGGGAATGGCCTCAGTCTGAACAAGAACAGGTTGACCGATCAGGAGTACCTGGTGACCGGCGCCGATCTGATCAGCGAATCCTACCTTCTGATCCAGAAGGGGAAAAAGAATTACTATATTATCGAGGCCGTGTGA
- a CDS encoding TIGR00282 family metallophosphoesterase → MKILFIGDVVGRPGRTALEARLGRLIDRHAVDLVVANGENAAAGFGLTNDVARDLFSFGIDVLTSGNHIWDKREIYDQLENDSRLLRPANYPAGLPGRGVGIYRTAGDIPVGVINLEGRVFMNNLDCPFRAADALVEELRRQTSVILVDFHAEATSEKVALGHYLDGRVSLVVGTHTHVQTADEQILPGGTAYLTDAGMTGSRDGVIGIRKELSIERFLTQVPVRFEVAKKDPVLCGLVVEIDEGTGRALAVERVSEMIG, encoded by the coding sequence GTGAAAATTCTTTTTATCGGGGATGTGGTTGGACGTCCGGGCCGCACGGCCCTCGAAGCGCGGCTCGGAAGATTGATTGACCGCCATGCCGTCGACCTGGTGGTCGCCAATGGCGAAAATGCCGCTGCCGGCTTCGGCCTGACCAACGATGTCGCCAGGGACCTGTTCAGCTTTGGCATCGATGTCCTCACCTCGGGCAATCACATCTGGGACAAGCGCGAAATCTACGACCAGCTGGAAAATGACTCGCGACTGCTGCGCCCGGCCAATTACCCGGCCGGATTGCCGGGGCGTGGAGTGGGGATCTACCGCACCGCCGGCGATATCCCGGTTGGTGTCATCAATCTCGAGGGGCGGGTCTTCATGAACAACCTCGACTGCCCCTTCCGTGCGGCCGATGCCCTGGTCGAAGAGCTGCGCCGGCAGACCTCGGTGATTCTCGTCGACTTCCATGCCGAGGCGACCAGCGAAAAAGTCGCCCTGGGGCACTACCTCGATGGGCGGGTGTCGCTGGTGGTTGGCACCCATACCCATGTCCAGACTGCCGACGAGCAGATCCTCCCCGGTGGGACCGCCTACCTGACCGACGCCGGCATGACCGGCAGTCGTGATGGGGTCATCGGCATTCGCAAGGAGCTTTCCATTGAACGTTTCCTGACCCAGGTCCCGGTTCGGTTCGAGGTCGCCAAGAAGGACCCGGTTCTGTGCGGGCTGGTGGTGGAGATCGATGAAGGGACCGGGCGCGCCCTTGCCGTAGAGCGCGTCAGTGAGATGATTGGCTGA
- the rny gene encoding ribonuclease Y translates to MQIELIVVAIVAALAGGVGLGMLLRRKSADSQLSDARAEAVLLLESARKEAETLRKDAVIQAKDAVIQAKSEWEQESRELRKEILAQEKRLLQKEENLDRKAAQLDGREEDFFKRERQHAENEEALATREKQVGELIAEQRLQLERISGMSSEEAKEVLMQGMESEARHDAAKRIKQIEDDARESADKKAKEILALAIQRYAGDYVAEKAVSVVPLPTDEMKGRIIGREGRNIRAIEAATGIDLIIDDTPEAVIISGFNPVRREVARLALERLIVDGRIHPARIEEVVNKAQQEVDEAIREAGEQATFDVGVHGIHPEIIKLLGRLKYRTSYGQNVLQHSLEVAFLCGIMASELGINVKQAKRAGLLHDIGKAVDHEIEGSHAVIGADLARKYGETAKIVHALAAHHEDEKPETILAVLVQAADALSGARPGARREMLETYVKRLADLERIGTSFPGCTSCFAIQAGREIRVMVASEEVSDTQAYVLARDIAKKIENEMTYPGQIKVNVIRETRAIEFAK, encoded by the coding sequence TTGCAAATAGAACTGATCGTCGTTGCTATCGTCGCCGCACTCGCCGGCGGTGTCGGTCTCGGGATGCTGTTGCGGCGCAAAAGTGCCGATTCCCAATTGTCTGATGCCAGGGCCGAAGCGGTGCTGCTGCTTGAAAGCGCCCGCAAGGAAGCCGAAACCCTGCGCAAGGATGCAGTTATCCAGGCCAAGGACGCGGTGATCCAGGCGAAGAGCGAGTGGGAACAGGAATCCCGGGAACTGCGCAAGGAGATCCTGGCCCAGGAGAAGCGTCTGCTGCAGAAGGAGGAGAACCTTGACCGCAAGGCGGCCCAGCTCGACGGGCGCGAAGAGGATTTCTTCAAGCGGGAGCGGCAGCATGCCGAGAACGAGGAGGCTCTGGCCACCCGCGAGAAGCAGGTCGGCGAGCTGATTGCTGAGCAGCGGCTGCAGCTGGAGCGGATCTCCGGGATGAGCTCGGAAGAGGCCAAGGAAGTTTTGATGCAGGGGATGGAGAGCGAAGCCCGCCATGACGCTGCCAAGCGCATCAAGCAGATCGAGGATGATGCGCGGGAGAGCGCCGACAAGAAGGCCAAGGAGATCCTGGCCCTGGCGATTCAGCGCTATGCCGGCGATTATGTCGCCGAGAAGGCGGTCAGCGTGGTCCCCCTGCCGACCGACGAAATGAAGGGGCGGATCATCGGTCGCGAAGGCCGCAATATCCGGGCGATCGAGGCGGCCACCGGCATCGACCTGATTATCGACGATACGCCGGAAGCGGTGATCATCTCCGGGTTCAACCCGGTGCGCCGCGAAGTGGCCCGGCTTGCCTTGGAGCGGCTGATCGTCGATGGCCGGATCCATCCGGCGCGGATCGAGGAGGTGGTCAACAAGGCACAGCAGGAGGTCGACGAGGCGATTCGCGAAGCGGGCGAACAGGCAACCTTCGACGTCGGTGTCCATGGCATCCATCCGGAGATCATCAAGTTGCTGGGGCGGTTGAAATACCGGACCTCCTACGGGCAGAACGTGCTGCAGCACTCCCTGGAGGTCGCCTTCCTTTGCGGGATCATGGCTTCGGAGCTTGGAATCAACGTCAAGCAGGCGAAGCGGGCCGGCCTGCTGCATGATATCGGCAAGGCAGTCGACCACGAGATCGAAGGGTCGCACGCCGTCATCGGTGCCGACCTCGCCCGCAAGTACGGCGAGACGGCAAAAATCGTCCACGCCCTGGCCGCCCATCATGAGGACGAGAAGCCCGAAACGATCCTCGCCGTGCTGGTCCAGGCTGCGGATGCCCTCTCCGGCGCCCGCCCCGGCGCCCGTCGGGAGATGCTCGAAACCTACGTCAAGCGTCTCGCCGACCTGGAGCGGATCGGAACCTCTTTCCCCGGCTGCACCAGCTGTTTTGCCATCCAGGCGGGACGGGAGATCCGCGTCATGGTGGCGAGCGAAGAGGTGTCGGACACCCAGGCCTATGTCCTGGCGCGCGACATCGCCAAGAAGATCGAAAACGAAATGACCTACCCGGGGCAGATCAAGGTGAACGTGATCCGCGAAACCCGGGCGATCGAGTTCGCCAAGTAG